Sequence from the Bacteroidota bacterium genome:
TGGCAAGGTTATTCACCAAGTCCCCTGTAAAGAAAAGCAGGTCCGACTTTTGTTTATTTATCAGGTCAATGCCATGCTTTACTGCTGCTTCATCATCAAAACTGCCTGAATGTATATCCGATATTTGCGTAATAGTAAGTCCGTTAAAAGCTTCCGGCAGATCTTTAAACTTTAACGAAACGTGATGAACTTTATAATTATATTTCCCCTTTGTAATACCATACAAAATTGAAAAAAACGGAATACTCGCCAATGCCAATGCCAACTGACTTAAAAACGTTCTTCTGCCTTCAAAATAAGGTGTGTCCGCGAAACTATCAGAAACCATTTTCCCGACACCTACCCCGCCTGCACGCAAGAGCCGACCAATATCTTCTATCAGCAAAAATGTGATCAGTATAAGTTTAGGAATATAAAGCAAAAAAAAGATTGTCATAATAAGAACAAATACTCCCCCCCTTGGCCCGGTAAAGCGGTTGAATATAAATAATCCATATGTGGTTAAAAGCATAAAAAACACGTTGACTCCCCAGTAAACCCAATTGATCACCTGTTTCGTTCGTTCCGATTGAATATCCGAATACGAAGTCTTTATGCTTCGGAATGCATAAAAATCGATGGCAACTAAAATCAACATTACCAGGATTATCCTGAAAATGACTGTCGAAGGGGACGCGTGCATAATTTAATAGACGTGACTGTTAGTATAATATTTTAATAATTGTTTGTTAAAGGGTATTATTCAGACTCAGTATGCAATTTACTGCCTGGAATGAGGTTGTATTCTGTCAAATTAATACGCAAAGGACTAATTCCATATTCTATACTCCATTTATATTGACAAAATTCAATTTGCTAAATTTACGGCAAATAGCCCATGATGAAAAAGAAATATTCACCTAATAAAATATATCCTTATAATGAGGTCTTAAAAGAATGCCTTACTTATTTTAACGGGGACGAGTTGGCAGCAACCACCTGGATAAATAAATATGCAAGCCGTAATAATAAAGAAGAATTGCTTGAGATAACTCCAGATGCAATGCACATGCGTATGGCAGCAGAGTTTGCCCGGATAGAAAAAAAGTTTTTCCGGAAAAAAATTAATAAAAAATTTTTTTCTGTCTACGGCCAAAAAAGAAAACCGCTAACCAAAGAGCGTATTTTCAAATACTTTGAAGCATTTAAATACATTATCCCGCAAGGCAGTGTTATGGCATCGCTTGGCAACAAAAATGTAATTGCTTCCTATTCCAACTGCGTTGTATTACCCAAAATATTTGATTCGTATGGCGGCATATTATATACCGACCAGCAATTAGCTCAATTATTTAAAAGGCGATGTGGTGTAGGCATAGATATTTCATCACTTCGTCCTGAAGGAAATCCTGTATCTAATGCGGCTCGCACCACCTCGGGCGCTGTTTCATTTATGGAACGATACTCTAATACTACACGTGAAGTAGCCCAGAAAGGCCGAAGGGGAGCGTTGATGATCACAATGGATATTGCCTATCCCGATATCGAAAAATTTGTAACCGTAAAACAGGATCTTACAAAAATCACCGGTGCCAATATTTCTGTCCGCTTGTCGGATGAGTTTATGCAGGCTGTAGACAAGGATAGTATTTTTACGCTCCGTTGGCCGGTCGATTCAAAGCAGCCAAAAATAAAAAAGACAGTTAAGGCCCGCGACCTATGGCAAACCATTGTGCGTTGTGCCCATAATACTGCCGAACCTGGACTTATTTTTTGGGACAAACAACACAATTATTCCACCTCCTCTATTTATCCGGGGTATGAAAATGTGTCAACTAACCCCTGTTCTGAAATTGCTATGCAGGGCGGTGACAGTTGCCGCCTGATCGCGATCAATTTATATAGCTTAATCGAACAGCCTTTCACCCCACAGGCAAAATTTAATTATGAGAAATTTTATGAAGTGGTTTATGAAGCCCAGCGGTTGATGGACGACCTTGTCGACCTTGAACTGGAAGCCATTGAACGTATACTGAAAAAAACAGAAAGTGATCCTGAGCCAACATATATTAAACAAATTGAATTGCAAACCTGGAAACTGCTTTATGAAACAGGCAAAAAAGGTAGAAGGACAGGTCTCGGCTTTACCGCGCTGGGCGATGCGATAGCCGCACTGGGACACTCATTTGATTCAAAAAAAGTGTTGATAGAAGTCGAGAAGATCATGAAGACCAAATGTGAAGCTGAATTCGAAAGTTCAATTGACTTAGCTATTGAACGTGGTAAATTTAAAGCCTTTGACCCCAGAATAGAAAGCAAATCCAGATTTGTTCAAATGTTGAAAAAAGAATTGCCTCATGTGTACAAACGTCTGCTAAAGTATGGCCGAAGGAATATTTCCATAAGCACTGTAGCGCCCACAGGCAGTTTGAGCATTCTCACCCAAACTTCTTCAGGTATTGAACCTGTTTATATGTTATCGTATAAACGACGAAGAAAAATAAACGCAAATGATAAAAACACAAAAGTTGACTTTGTTGACCAGTTGGGTGATGCGTGGCAGGAATTTACTGTTTATCATCCAAAACTAAAACAATGGATGGAAATAAGCGGGCAAACAGATATTTCCAAAAGCCCCTACCATGGCTCAACGGCATCTGAAATAGATTGGGTAAGACGCATTGAATTACAAGCTGTGGTACAAAAATATGTTACGCATTCCATCAGTTCTACCATCAACCTGCCTTCAAATGTAAGCATCGAACAGGTCGGGGCAATTTATATGGAAGCATGGAAACGCGGATTAAAAGGCATTACTGTTTATCGTGATGGCGCAAGATCAGGAGTTTTGATAGCTGAAAGCCAAAGAGCCGGCATTGTTGAAACTCCTGCGCGGCCAAAAATATTGGAGTCGGAAGTTGTTCGTTTTACAAACTTTGATGAACAATGGGTAGCTGTTGTAGGTCTTATGAACGAGAGGCCTTATGAAATATTTACCGGCAAAGAGGATGGTCAGTTCTTTATTCCGGCAACTATTGAAAAAGGTTGGGTAGTAAAACATAAATCGGGCTCCGTTTCCAGATATGATTTCAATTATACCGACGAAAACGGTCAGACAAAAACCGTTGAAGGGTTATCACGGGCATTTAACCAGGAGTATTGGAATTATGCCAAATTGATCTCGGGCGTATTGCGACACGGAATGCCATTGACGCAGGTAATTGATCTTGTAGAGAATTTAAAACTATACAGCGATAATATTAACACCTGGAAAAGCGGGGTAACACGTGCATTAAAACGTTATGTGAAAGATGGTGCAGTGCCTGCTGACCGCCAATGTCCATCATGTGGAGATACTGATGGATTGATTTATGAAGAAGGGTGCCTGAAGTGTAAAAGCTGCGGGTATAGTTTGTGCTAAGCATAACTCTGACAGAGTTTAAACCCCTGTCAGAGTTTTTTTAATTTGACCCGAACCTTCTCCCTAATAATTTCCTGTACCGGCCTTTTTTCAATTTTACTTTCCAGCCAGGAAATAATATCAAAATAGATGAACGCTTTTTTATCGTAAGGACTGGTTACAAGAGGCAATAATTCTCTTTTCAAATTCCTGAATGCCATGATCAGCGCCCTTTCATTGGCGGTTTTATAGGTAAGTTTTTTCAGAAAACCAAGGATGATCTTCTGAAATTTTCCGAGGTTGCCTCTCTTCAAAAGAAAACGGTAAGTAGATTTGATCTGGTATTCAACCAACTCTCCATGTCCTAATTCATAGTGGGAAATGAGATTCAATATTCTCGAAAAAGAGTGAATATCCTGCCGAAGATCCACGTCCTTACTATTGATGATCTTATTCAACCATATCAGGGCTTTCTTGTAATTATCATTTCCAAAATAAAGGCAGGCGATCTTATAATAAAAAATAATAAGGGAATGTTTATTGAGTCTTAACATAAATTTTTCAAGCCCTTCTTCCAGGCCTGATACAAGGGAAATACCTCCTTTAAAATCACCGCGCATATAATACAGGTTGATCGCATTCACGTACGAATATTTAAAAAGTATCATTCTCACGTGATCGGTTATTTTAACCCTCGGAATGTCAGGGATGGCCTGCAATCGTTTATTCATTTCAGCAAACTCCTGGTGCTTTAAAAGCTTAAACTGCGCCACCATGAGGTTGTTAATTCCTTTAATATACATCTCCAGCTTGGGACTAATCATTTCGGGGGTTTCATCGAATAGATACACCCATTTTTTTGCATACTGGTACCCGGTTTTAAAATCCTGGATGAAAAAATAATATCCCACATAAGAAAAATAGAGGTAAAGTTTTTCGTGAAATGAAAGTTCCTTCTCCTTGTACGCAGGCAAACTGGAATGAAAAAAATTTTGCACAGCATCAAAATCCTTCTTATTCCGTATAAAACCCATGCTGGAATAATAAGAATTCAATTTAATACTCAGGTTAGAAAAAATATTAATGTTTTTAATGCTTTCCGCCACATGTTCTGTCTCATTTACAATCACGTTAACACGGCTCACATTATTACTTTCAATGGTTTGACTCACTACATTTTTCTCCAGTTCCAACAAATCCATCAGCAGAATGGACCGGTCGCTTTCGACAGCAACTTTTTTTGCCTTGTCGATCATTTTTACACACTGCTTGTACAGACATTTGTTAAAAAGCAACTGGGCATAATCGATCATATCGCGGATCTGCATATCGATCACATTGTTCGAATTAGACAATTTGAGTACCCGTAGTATCTGCTGGTATAGGTGGGCCTTCATGTTCGAAAGCTGTCCCGGCTTGAGCGCTTTTTCCCTGCTCATTATTTGTATTTCATCATATACTTTTTGTTTGTCAAGCAGGTTGAAAAGAAGCAGGTGTTTTTTTTCTTCACTACTATTTATACGGGCAACATACAGCTTAAAAGAGCGTTTCTCACTCTTGGAAAGTGATTTAATGAGCTGAAACAGGTAGTCGGAACTCGGTTTGGACATCGTAATTATAATACATATAACGTCGTAAAATTAAACTTTTTACATAAATATAGCCTTTGAACACCGTATAAATGTATTTTTTTAATTTGTCGCAGGCAAGAGGCCGAACTACCTTTATTGCTCATTATATCAATACCACCTTTAATCTTTAAACTATGAGCGACAAAAATAAAGTCCAAATTTTCGATACCACCCTGCGGGATGGAGAACAGGTTCCAGGTTGCCAGCTGAATACTACCGAAAAAATTGAAGTTGCCAAAGCACTTGAAGAGCTTGGCGTGGATATAATTGAAGCAGGATTTCCCATTTCAAGTCCCGGCGATTTTAAATCGATCGTTGAAATTTCAAAAGCGGTTACAAGACCCGTTAT
This genomic interval carries:
- a CDS encoding metallophosphoesterase; amino-acid sequence: MHASPSTVIFRIILVMLILVAIDFYAFRSIKTSYSDIQSERTKQVINWVYWGVNVFFMLLTTYGLFIFNRFTGPRGGVFVLIMTIFFLLYIPKLILITFLLIEDIGRLLRAGGVGVGKMVSDSFADTPYFEGRRTFLSQLALALASIPFFSILYGITKGKYNYKVHHVSLKFKDLPEAFNGLTITQISDIHSGSFDDEAAVKHGIDLINKQKSDLLFFTGDLVNNLASEMEPWIPLFKQLNAPMGMFSIFGNHDYGDYVSWESEEMKQKNFNQIKEIHKELGFKLMLNKSFDIEKDGQKISLMGIENWGSGGFAKYGDLEKALSNVANDSFKILLSHDPSHWTAQTLDHSKHIHLTLSGHTHGMQFGVEIPGIKWSPVQYRYPNWAGLYEEKNKYLYVNRGFGFIGFPGRVGIWPEITVITLQKA
- a CDS encoding adenosylcobalamin-dependent ribonucleoside-diphosphate reductase; translated protein: MKKKYSPNKIYPYNEVLKECLTYFNGDELAATTWINKYASRNNKEELLEITPDAMHMRMAAEFARIEKKFFRKKINKKFFSVYGQKRKPLTKERIFKYFEAFKYIIPQGSVMASLGNKNVIASYSNCVVLPKIFDSYGGILYTDQQLAQLFKRRCGVGIDISSLRPEGNPVSNAARTTSGAVSFMERYSNTTREVAQKGRRGALMITMDIAYPDIEKFVTVKQDLTKITGANISVRLSDEFMQAVDKDSIFTLRWPVDSKQPKIKKTVKARDLWQTIVRCAHNTAEPGLIFWDKQHNYSTSSIYPGYENVSTNPCSEIAMQGGDSCRLIAINLYSLIEQPFTPQAKFNYEKFYEVVYEAQRLMDDLVDLELEAIERILKKTESDPEPTYIKQIELQTWKLLYETGKKGRRTGLGFTALGDAIAALGHSFDSKKVLIEVEKIMKTKCEAEFESSIDLAIERGKFKAFDPRIESKSRFVQMLKKELPHVYKRLLKYGRRNISISTVAPTGSLSILTQTSSGIEPVYMLSYKRRRKINANDKNTKVDFVDQLGDAWQEFTVYHPKLKQWMEISGQTDISKSPYHGSTASEIDWVRRIELQAVVQKYVTHSISSTINLPSNVSIEQVGAIYMEAWKRGLKGITVYRDGARSGVLIAESQRAGIVETPARPKILESEVVRFTNFDEQWVAVVGLMNERPYEIFTGKEDGQFFIPATIEKGWVVKHKSGSVSRYDFNYTDENGQTKTVEGLSRAFNQEYWNYAKLISGVLRHGMPLTQVIDLVENLKLYSDNINTWKSGVTRALKRYVKDGAVPADRQCPSCGDTDGLIYEEGCLKCKSCGYSLC